The Teredinibacter sp. KSP-S5-2 genome includes a window with the following:
- a CDS encoding UDP-2,3-diacylglucosamine diphosphatase, with protein sequence MHELTNTIVKNISAKRAGQSESGTTPPSVNDFRTIFISDVHLGTKDCKAKQLNNFLKHYSCNELYLVGDIIDGWKMRSGIYWNKQFNRFVRRVLKLSKKGTPVFYITGNHDEFLRRFANNRFENIQLLNKKIHITQDAKRILVIHGDQFDGVTRCSRWLKFIGDHGYEFLMMLNRLYNRIRANYGFGYWSLASFLKHNIKRAKQYIHDYEDAVTLAVKKQNFDGVICGHIHHAAIKDSEGFQYLNTGDWVESCTAIVEEHSGEFRLIHWLTDPNNTAVEPHKAAKIKAPSPALA encoded by the coding sequence ATGCACGAATTAACCAATACCATTGTTAAAAACATTTCAGCAAAACGCGCCGGTCAGAGTGAAAGCGGAACGACACCGCCTTCAGTGAACGACTTTCGGACAATTTTCATTTCTGATGTTCATTTAGGCACCAAAGACTGCAAAGCGAAACAACTCAATAACTTTTTGAAACACTATTCCTGTAACGAGCTATATTTGGTCGGCGATATTATCGATGGCTGGAAAATGCGTTCCGGGATCTACTGGAACAAACAATTTAACCGTTTTGTTCGACGTGTTTTAAAACTATCCAAAAAAGGAACACCTGTCTTTTATATTACTGGTAACCATGACGAATTCTTGCGTAGGTTTGCCAACAATCGTTTTGAAAACATTCAATTGCTGAATAAAAAAATTCATATTACGCAAGATGCAAAACGTATTCTCGTCATACATGGCGACCAGTTCGATGGCGTCACGCGGTGCAGCAGATGGCTAAAGTTTATTGGCGACCACGGTTACGAGTTTTTAATGATGCTTAATCGACTGTATAACCGTATCCGGGCAAATTATGGTTTTGGTTACTGGTCTCTCGCCAGCTTTCTAAAGCACAACATCAAGCGGGCAAAACAGTACATTCATGACTATGAAGACGCAGTGACTCTGGCTGTAAAAAAACAAAACTTTGACGGTGTAATATGTGGCCACATCCACCATGCAGCCATAAAAGATTCGGAAGGGTTCCAGTACCTGAATACGGGGGACTGGGTTGAGTCCTGCACGGCGATTGTGGAAGAACACTCGGGAGAGTTTCGATTAATTCACTGGCTTACTGACCCCAACAATACTGCCGTAGAACCACATAAAGCAGCGAAGATAAAAGCCCCCAGCCCTGCGCTTGCTTGA
- a CDS encoding putative bifunctional diguanylate cyclase/phosphodiesterase: MSNNRELQELLDAMHSVVLYMDRWGVIKHGNQKAIEHWSPLDGIEGKSFLEIAVHWDDPSERQREIMQVIRTGTPAWGVREREVNLGVERWFQVDKVPTAEDDGRITGVLLLMTDITENVVRERALRESESRYRAFIANSADAIWRYDVCPPVDTRLPPEEQAELIIKRAILVECNERLARLFDASHINDLLGLPIHRNGSLSTKKDILVFVQGGYRLEDREFTRINRHGERNCLQSSATGIIENGFLTRAWGTTRDITDQKRYIDRMEYLATHDSLTTLPNRTLLYRRIDEALVNRKEKQKMALMLIDLDRFKEINDTLGHAAGDKVLKLLGPRLEAELGDTPGTVARLGGDEFAIFLPNIRNTQQAAVLGHRFLDCICQIFEVEGYRTEISASIGISLCPDQACDVSTMMKYADVAMYQAKTTMKGVAIYDSSFDPHSPKRLELMGALGIAIREGQLLLHFQPKINLKNHQIYGFEALVRWNHPEMGFVPPTDFVPIAERSNLIYPLTLWVLENSIKQCAKWRSMGMDISVAMNLSARNVTDDRLITDLAKLLQEYRLPGEYLEMEITESTLMSDPNRALIQLRRINALGVVLAIDDFGTGYSSLAYLKRLPVQSLKIDRSFIFNMLCDEQDEIIVNSTVNLAHNLGLSVVAEGVECMETYDRLEKLSCDSAQGYYIARPMSENEICDWLESSSWEIPKLDMPN; encoded by the coding sequence GTGTCCAATAACCGTGAGCTTCAAGAGTTGCTAGACGCTATGCACTCTGTGGTTCTTTATATGGACCGTTGGGGAGTTATAAAACACGGAAATCAAAAAGCAATCGAGCATTGGAGCCCTCTGGATGGTATAGAAGGTAAAAGTTTTCTTGAAATCGCTGTGCATTGGGATGACCCATCGGAAAGGCAGCGAGAAATCATGCAGGTGATTCGTACCGGGACACCGGCTTGGGGTGTTCGGGAGCGGGAAGTCAACCTCGGTGTCGAGCGCTGGTTTCAAGTTGATAAAGTACCGACAGCGGAGGACGATGGCAGGATCACCGGCGTCCTTTTATTGATGACCGATATTACCGAAAACGTTGTCAGAGAGCGGGCGTTGCGTGAAAGTGAATCCCGTTATCGAGCGTTTATTGCCAACAGTGCAGATGCTATTTGGCGTTACGATGTCTGCCCTCCTGTCGATACCCGTCTACCGCCGGAAGAACAAGCCGAACTGATTATAAAGCGCGCAATTCTTGTGGAGTGTAATGAACGGCTGGCACGGCTTTTCGATGCCTCACACATTAACGACCTGCTTGGACTTCCTATCCATCGAAATGGATCGCTCTCCACCAAAAAAGATATCCTGGTTTTTGTTCAGGGAGGATATCGTCTGGAAGACAGAGAGTTTACCCGTATAAATCGTCATGGCGAACGCAACTGTTTGCAGAGTTCAGCGACGGGCATTATTGAAAATGGTTTTCTGACTCGAGCTTGGGGGACCACGCGTGATATTACCGATCAAAAACGCTATATCGATCGGATGGAGTATCTGGCGACTCATGATTCCCTGACCACCTTACCTAACCGAACACTCTTATATCGACGTATTGATGAAGCGTTGGTGAATAGAAAAGAAAAACAAAAAATGGCCTTAATGCTAATTGACCTTGATCGCTTTAAAGAGATCAACGACACACTCGGTCATGCAGCAGGGGATAAAGTACTTAAATTACTCGGGCCCAGATTAGAAGCTGAGCTTGGCGATACGCCCGGTACGGTTGCCCGTCTTGGCGGAGATGAGTTCGCTATCTTTTTGCCCAACATTCGCAATACACAACAAGCGGCAGTGTTGGGTCATCGATTTCTTGATTGCATCTGCCAGATTTTTGAAGTTGAGGGGTACAGAACAGAAATTAGCGCCAGTATCGGAATTTCGTTGTGCCCGGATCAGGCCTGTGACGTCAGCACCATGATGAAATATGCTGATGTGGCGATGTACCAGGCTAAAACCACCATGAAGGGGGTGGCAATTTACGATTCCAGTTTTGACCCTCATTCACCCAAGCGTCTGGAATTAATGGGCGCTCTTGGTATTGCGATTCGTGAAGGACAATTACTTTTACATTTCCAACCGAAGATTAATTTGAAAAACCATCAAATCTACGGTTTTGAAGCGCTAGTAAGATGGAATCATCCTGAAATGGGGTTTGTTCCGCCGACAGATTTTGTTCCGATAGCCGAACGATCGAATTTAATTTATCCGCTGACCTTGTGGGTGTTGGAAAACAGTATCAAGCAATGTGCAAAATGGCGAAGCATGGGAATGGATATTTCGGTTGCGATGAATTTGTCTGCGCGAAATGTTACCGATGACCGATTGATTACCGATTTAGCCAAGCTGCTTCAGGAATATCGTCTTCCCGGCGAATATCTGGAAATGGAAATTACCGAAAGCACGTTGATGTCCGACCCCAATCGTGCGTTGATTCAACTACGAAGAATTAACGCTTTGGGTGTGGTATTAGCAATTGATGACTTCGGGACGGGCTATTCGTCATTGGCGTATTTAAAACGTTTGCCTGTTCAGAGTTTGAAGATAGATCGCTCGTTTATCTTCAACATGCTTTGTGATGAGCAGGACGAGATAATCGTTAACTCCACAGTAAACCTGGCGCATAATCTGGGTCTTAGCGTTGTGGCAGAAGGTGTGGAGTGTATGGAAACCTATGATCGTTTGGAAAAGCTATCATGTGATAGCGCTCAAGGGTATTACATTGCCCGTCCAATGAGCGAAAATGAAATTTGTGACTGGCTGGAAAGCTCAAGCTGGGAAATTCCCAAATTGGATATGCCCAACTAG
- a CDS encoding M48 family metalloprotease → MGHSIRFFILWLLPVFTLLSLPVSSSTEVELPDLGQSGGGMLTLAQEYELGQKWLRVYRSHIPTSTDPFLQDYVEQTILNLARYSALEDKRLDVLVIENPAINAFAVPGGVIGVHTGLFKYAENQYQFSSVLAHELAHLSQRHYSRRLEAQKDAQIPTLAAIIASILLSATAGGDAGIAAISATQAAAMSNQLSFSRQMEREADRVGMETLVRSGADPSAMPDMFEEMLKITRYQRRPPEFLLTHPVTESRVTDSKLRAQKYQTQPQFASLEYLLLKARTNLLHEHNPHKAVRIFESMLESKVTPVEPAKYGLALAYTRTREFAKAQELLTELLKGDSKNFFYIIAQSKLWSEEEQFQKAVKPLEALLKDYPRNHPLNVSLAEIYMQAGKYEQCQQLLERHVERRPKDDYVWYLLAEVHGLAGDILEVHRARAEYFMLNGLPDKAEIQLKNALKLVDSDKYTRAKIEQRLKDARDMKKDMEGN, encoded by the coding sequence TTGGGACATTCAATACGGTTCTTCATACTTTGGCTATTGCCAGTTTTCACCCTATTATCCCTACCGGTCAGCAGTTCCACGGAAGTTGAATTACCGGACCTTGGGCAATCTGGCGGAGGCATGCTCACCCTGGCTCAAGAATACGAGTTGGGGCAAAAATGGTTACGGGTATACCGGTCACACATTCCCACATCGACCGACCCTTTTTTGCAGGACTATGTTGAACAAACCATTCTAAATCTCGCCCGTTATAGTGCGCTGGAAGACAAACGTCTTGATGTTCTGGTTATCGAAAACCCGGCAATTAACGCATTCGCTGTACCGGGAGGCGTTATCGGTGTGCACACAGGGTTGTTTAAGTATGCAGAAAACCAGTATCAGTTTTCGTCCGTACTGGCTCACGAATTGGCCCACTTAAGTCAACGACATTACTCTCGCCGATTAGAAGCACAAAAAGACGCGCAAATCCCCACGCTTGCCGCCATTATCGCCAGTATTCTTCTTTCTGCTACCGCAGGCGGTGACGCGGGTATTGCTGCCATTTCCGCAACCCAAGCCGCGGCGATGAGCAACCAACTAAGTTTTAGTCGACAAATGGAAAGAGAAGCGGATCGTGTTGGAATGGAAACCTTAGTTCGCTCTGGTGCAGACCCTTCTGCCATGCCAGACATGTTCGAAGAGATGTTAAAAATCACTCGCTATCAGCGCCGTCCCCCCGAGTTTCTGTTAACTCACCCGGTAACAGAATCCCGTGTTACAGATTCAAAACTGCGCGCACAGAAGTACCAAACCCAACCCCAGTTTGCCAGCCTAGAGTACCTTTTATTAAAAGCCCGCACCAATTTATTGCACGAGCATAACCCGCATAAAGCCGTGCGTATTTTTGAGTCGATGCTGGAAAGCAAAGTCACTCCCGTTGAACCAGCAAAGTATGGTCTTGCACTCGCCTACACCCGCACAAGGGAATTCGCCAAAGCGCAAGAACTGCTGACAGAATTACTAAAAGGCGATTCGAAGAACTTTTTTTACATTATCGCCCAGTCCAAACTCTGGTCCGAGGAAGAACAATTTCAAAAAGCGGTCAAACCTCTTGAGGCATTACTCAAAGATTACCCGCGCAATCACCCGCTAAATGTTTCTCTGGCAGAAATATATATGCAGGCAGGTAAATATGAACAGTGCCAACAATTGTTAGAAAGACATGTTGAGCGCCGCCCCAAAGATGACTATGTGTGGTACTTACTTGCCGAAGTACACGGCTTGGCAGGAGATATACTGGAAGTCCATCGCGCCAGAGCCGAATACTTTATGCTGAACGGTTTGCCTGACAAAGCGGAAATTCAACTTAAAAATGCACTTAAGCTGGTGGATTCAGATAAATACACACGCGCAAAAATCGAACAACGCTTAAAAGACGCAAGAGATATGAAGAAGGATATGGAAGGCAACTAG
- a CDS encoding AI-2E family transporter has translation MIHIIQRWVDRYFADEEAVLVAVMLIAGLAVVLSMGVVLAPMIAALIIAFLMQGLVQRLESWGCGHLLAVSIAFLVLAGSIVVALIYILPAIWRQLLNLFAEAPRMLMEGQSVLLLLPEKYPGLITEAQVKGLIGGLRADLGHVGQSVVSFSLAQLPILVAVLIYVVLVPILVFFFLKDGKEMIAWLTSVLPRERPVMRKIWREMNEQIANYVRGKVVEIFIVAVVTSIAFSFLGLNYALLLGVAVGMSVLIPYIGAAVVTLPVAIIAFFQWGWSTDLMYVMIAYGVIQAIDGNILVPLLFSEAVKMHPVVIVLAVLVFGGLWGFWGVFFAIPLATLCKAIMNAWPTKHKQETAETSPV, from the coding sequence GTGATTCATATTATACAACGTTGGGTTGATCGCTATTTTGCTGATGAAGAAGCGGTATTAGTTGCGGTAATGCTCATCGCTGGTCTTGCTGTGGTATTGAGCATGGGGGTGGTATTGGCGCCCATGATCGCGGCATTAATTATTGCTTTTCTCATGCAGGGGTTGGTACAGCGGCTGGAATCCTGGGGCTGTGGCCACCTGTTGGCGGTGTCGATTGCGTTTCTCGTTCTGGCTGGCAGCATTGTTGTCGCTTTAATTTATATTCTTCCCGCGATATGGCGACAACTGCTGAACCTGTTTGCCGAAGCTCCCCGAATGCTTATGGAAGGTCAGTCTGTGCTGTTGCTGTTACCGGAAAAGTACCCCGGTCTGATTACAGAAGCGCAGGTGAAAGGATTGATTGGTGGCTTAAGAGCGGATCTGGGCCATGTGGGGCAATCAGTTGTTTCGTTTTCTTTGGCTCAACTCCCAATTTTGGTTGCGGTATTAATATACGTTGTACTTGTGCCTATCCTGGTATTTTTCTTTTTAAAAGATGGCAAGGAAATGATTGCCTGGCTGACCAGCGTTTTACCCAGAGAACGTCCTGTGATGCGTAAAATCTGGCGGGAAATGAACGAACAAATCGCCAATTATGTTCGTGGTAAGGTGGTGGAAATTTTCATCGTTGCGGTGGTGACCAGCATTGCCTTTAGCTTTCTGGGGTTGAACTATGCCTTGCTGTTGGGGGTTGCCGTGGGGATGTCGGTGTTAATCCCCTATATCGGTGCGGCGGTGGTTACCTTGCCAGTTGCCATTATTGCGTTTTTTCAATGGGGCTGGTCGACAGATCTGATGTACGTGATGATCGCGTATGGTGTTATCCAAGCCATTGATGGCAACATTCTGGTTCCGTTGCTTTTTTCTGAAGCGGTAAAAATGCACCCTGTGGTGATTGTGCTCGCGGTTCTGGTCTTTGGCGGTCTTTGGGGGTTTTGGGGGGTGTTCTTCGCAATTCCTTTGGCGACGTTGTGTAAGGCCATTATGAATGCCTGGCCAACTAAACATAAGCAGGAGACGGCTGAAACTTCCCCGGTGTAA
- a CDS encoding insulinase family protein codes for MAYGVENKQSSTLDIVTPVSDQREYQYLELENGLRVFIISDSEAERSAAALDVNVGSGNDPADRMGLAHFLEHMLFLGTKKYPSSSEFQDFVTGHGGQHNAYTSLEHTAYVFDIENSAFAQGLDRFAQFFISPLFDQTYIERERNAVHSEFRSKYRNEGRRQMDVLRTVLDSSHPLAKFSTGNLDTLNVDSPRPLYDDLVRFYKEHYSADNMSLVLVSNQSVAALAALSQELFGDVPKRQVKNTITSSAEFIAKDRLPAEIQIQPLTESRTLSLLFPVPPTVEYYREKPLSYLGFFLGHEGKGSLLSALKTHNWVTALSAGAGMDWPGGELFSVQMELTEEGVKHIADIEALFFEYTALLKNKGIAKWRFEEMKKSGQMNFQYADKISAYREAMYYSRSMHDVPIRDIFSSLYLFENYDEKLIRRYLSYLSPRNLVRKIVAPGVESEQVSPFYQTPYVFMENVAVKAACQSDVCNSLKQSLALPEPNSYLPENFTLQGKTEQKQPILIDQADAYKVWYAPDNEFELPVAYVKARFKLPDVASSAEGYIAAKIALELLKESMNETAYAASMGGLSYQLKTNSRGIDLNFSGYDDSLDKLVLDVASDIRKYRKNKKYRKALNKKYFEQIRNDFIREHKNKKLATPYHQLLTEMPAVLYHPYWSWEEENTALENITFDSFSRYSERLLDTAQAEVFIYGNWTSVEARAVSRPVLKIIKSFDGVFGVKRAKSPVIAEGVVVNLPQTDTIPTVEVPVNHQDKAVVAYYQGPDDTLATQARMRLLGQSIETLFYHRLRTEQQLGYIVNASFYPIREVPAIVALVQSPSVEPEKILEHIHQFFIDSESQVFAQLERDKQALINILTEKAQGQAEQVNQWWTSILVDDLTFDEYQRMADLVRGFTLEDMKTFYRSVFVESAKPLVVLTPISAQSALPLRKVEDYEAFRAKQKAYVYP; via the coding sequence ATGGCTTACGGGGTTGAGAATAAACAATCCTCCACCCTGGATATTGTTACACCCGTTAGCGATCAGCGTGAATACCAATATCTGGAGCTGGAAAACGGATTGCGGGTGTTCATTATTTCAGACTCAGAAGCAGAACGCTCCGCGGCGGCGCTGGATGTGAATGTCGGCAGTGGCAATGACCCCGCAGACCGTATGGGGCTTGCCCACTTTTTAGAACACATGCTTTTTCTTGGCACCAAAAAATATCCATCATCGTCCGAGTTTCAGGATTTTGTTACCGGGCACGGCGGACAGCATAATGCCTACACCAGCCTGGAGCATACCGCCTATGTTTTTGATATCGAAAATTCGGCGTTTGCACAGGGGCTGGATCGCTTTGCCCAGTTTTTCATTTCCCCGTTATTTGATCAAACCTATATTGAGCGTGAAAGAAACGCGGTTCACTCAGAGTTCCGATCAAAATATCGTAACGAGGGGCGGAGGCAAATGGATGTGTTGCGCACCGTCCTCGATTCCAGCCACCCCCTTGCCAAGTTTTCTACCGGCAATCTGGATACGCTTAACGTAGATTCACCCAGGCCACTTTACGATGACCTGGTCCGTTTTTATAAAGAGCATTATTCTGCAGACAACATGTCGCTTGTACTGGTGAGTAACCAATCGGTTGCAGCACTAGCGGCATTGAGTCAGGAGCTTTTTGGCGATGTGCCAAAACGCCAAGTGAAAAACACCATAACCAGCTCTGCCGAATTTATTGCTAAGGATCGCCTGCCAGCAGAAATCCAGATTCAACCCCTGACAGAATCACGCACCCTAAGTTTGCTATTTCCTGTTCCGCCCACAGTGGAGTATTACCGGGAAAAACCCTTGTCGTATCTTGGTTTCTTCCTGGGGCATGAAGGTAAGGGGAGCCTGCTTTCTGCACTTAAAACCCACAATTGGGTGACGGCTCTTAGTGCAGGAGCCGGAATGGATTGGCCCGGTGGAGAGTTATTTTCAGTACAGATGGAATTAACGGAAGAAGGGGTCAAGCACATCGCGGATATTGAAGCGTTATTTTTTGAATATACCGCGCTGTTAAAGAACAAGGGAATCGCCAAGTGGCGGTTCGAAGAAATGAAAAAGTCCGGGCAGATGAATTTCCAGTACGCGGATAAAATCTCGGCCTATCGCGAAGCCATGTATTACTCCCGAAGTATGCATGACGTTCCCATTCGGGATATTTTTTCTTCGTTGTACCTGTTTGAAAACTATGACGAGAAATTGATTCGTCGTTACTTGTCTTACCTGTCACCGCGCAACTTAGTGAGAAAAATTGTTGCACCCGGTGTGGAATCGGAACAGGTGAGTCCGTTTTACCAAACGCCCTATGTTTTTATGGAAAACGTTGCGGTGAAAGCGGCCTGTCAATCTGACGTCTGCAACAGCCTGAAGCAAAGTTTGGCGTTGCCAGAACCCAACAGCTATTTACCAGAAAACTTTACCTTGCAGGGTAAGACAGAACAAAAACAACCGATTCTTATTGATCAGGCCGATGCCTACAAGGTGTGGTATGCCCCGGATAATGAATTTGAACTGCCGGTTGCTTATGTGAAAGCCCGTTTTAAATTGCCGGATGTTGCCTCCAGTGCCGAAGGTTACATTGCCGCCAAAATTGCACTCGAGTTGCTGAAAGAATCGATGAATGAAACTGCCTATGCGGCATCGATGGGAGGCTTGAGCTACCAACTAAAAACCAACAGCCGTGGAATTGATTTGAATTTTTCGGGCTACGATGACTCTCTGGACAAATTAGTCTTGGATGTGGCCAGCGACATTCGCAAATACCGGAAAAACAAGAAGTATCGTAAGGCGTTAAACAAAAAATATTTTGAACAAATTCGAAACGACTTTATTCGAGAACACAAAAATAAAAAGCTGGCGACACCCTATCATCAGTTGTTAACCGAAATGCCCGCGGTGTTATACCACCCTTATTGGTCGTGGGAAGAGGAAAATACAGCGCTGGAAAATATCACCTTCGACAGTTTTTCCCGTTACAGCGAGAGGCTTCTGGATACGGCGCAAGCTGAAGTCTTTATTTATGGTAACTGGACCTCGGTTGAAGCCAGAGCCGTATCCCGCCCGGTATTAAAAATCATAAAAAGTTTCGACGGTGTTTTTGGCGTTAAGCGTGCCAAGTCACCGGTTATTGCCGAAGGGGTAGTGGTTAACCTACCGCAAACCGATACAATTCCAACCGTTGAAGTGCCGGTGAATCACCAGGACAAAGCGGTTGTGGCATATTACCAGGGGCCGGACGACACCTTGGCGACGCAAGCGCGAATGAGGTTGTTGGGGCAAAGCATTGAGACGTTGTTCTACCATCGTTTGAGAACCGAACAGCAGCTTGGTTATATTGTGAATGCCTCGTTCTATCCGATCCGGGAGGTTCCCGCTATAGTCGCGTTGGTTCAGTCCCCAAGTGTCGAGCCGGAGAAAATTCTGGAGCACATTCACCAGTTTTTTATTGATTCCGAGAGCCAGGTGTTTGCGCAGTTGGAGCGGGACAAGCAGGCCTTGATCAATATATTGACGGAAAAAGCTCAGGGGCAGGCAGAGCAGGTAAACCAATGGTGGACGAGCATTCTGGTCGACGACCTGACCTTTGATGAATACCAGCGCATGGCCGACCTGGTCAGGGGATTCACCCTGGAAGATATGAAGACTTTCTACCGCTCAGTATTTGTCGAGTCCGCCAAGCCATTAGTGGTTTTGACTCCAATTTCTGCTCAGTCGGCCTTGCCGCTGAGGAAAGTAGAGGATTATGAGGCCTTCCGGGCAAAGCAAAAGGCCTACGTCTACCCTTAA
- the aceE gene encoding pyruvate dehydrogenase (acetyl-transferring), homodimeric type, translated as MLEDTDALETQEWLDALESVIKHNGSERAAYLLSQLANKATQTGVRLPSAITTPYVNTIPASDEKRHPGDLFMERKIRSLVRWNAMAMVMRANDNEDALGGHISTFSSAATLYEVGFNHFFRANNGDQLGDLVFFQGHSAPGIYARSYVEGRLSEEQLDNFRREVDGNGLSSYPHPWLMPDYWQFPTVSMGLGPIQAIYQAHVMRYMSARGLSPRGDRRVWAFLGDGETDEPESLGAISMAGREQLENLTFVINCNLQRLDGPVRGNGKIMQELEGVFRGAGWNVIKLVWGDQWDRLLEKDTTGLLQKRMNEVVDGELQNYKANGGAYTRKHFFGKYPELLELVKDLSDDDIMKLNRGGHDPQKVYAAYAEAAAHKGQPSVILVQTVKGYGLGAAGESANITHSVKKLDIESLKKFRDRFAIPVSDDDLKNVPYYRPAPDSPEMVYMRKRREELGGYLPARQADFDALNIPSLDTFKGLLKSTGDREISTTMAFVRYLSTLAKDKNIGKQVVPIVPDEARTFGMEGMFRQLGIYSSAGQKYTPHDHDQIMYYKEDKKGQILEEGINEAGAMSAWIACGISYSTYNIPLVPFYVYYSMFGFQRIGDLAWLAGDIQARGFMIGATSGRTTLNGEGLQHQDGHSHLMANTIPNCRSYDPTYAYELAVIITDGMKRMFVEKQNCFYYITTMNENYSHPDMPLGAEEGIIRGIYKLKDGKKNVKKKKVQLMGCGSILREVEAAAELLREDWGVESDIWSVTSVNELTRDGQAAERWNLLHPEAEPRKPYLTQQLEGADGPFVISTDYMKAYGEQLRRFVPGSYTVLGTDGFGRSDSRAKLRHFFEVDRHYVVIAALNALAEEGSMKKADVVEAIKKYGINPEKIDPMTC; from the coding sequence ATGCTTGAGGATACCGATGCTCTCGAAACCCAGGAGTGGTTGGATGCACTTGAGTCTGTCATTAAGCACAATGGCTCAGAGCGCGCAGCTTACCTGTTGTCTCAGCTTGCTAACAAGGCAACACAAACTGGGGTGAGACTACCCTCCGCCATCACTACACCTTATGTGAATACAATCCCTGCTAGCGACGAAAAACGTCACCCAGGGGATTTATTCATGGAGCGGAAAATCCGTTCCCTGGTACGTTGGAATGCTATGGCAATGGTCATGCGCGCCAACGACAATGAAGATGCGCTTGGTGGGCACATCTCGACATTCTCCTCGGCGGCAACATTATATGAAGTGGGTTTCAACCACTTCTTCCGGGCCAACAACGGCGACCAGCTAGGTGACCTGGTTTTCTTCCAGGGCCACAGTGCTCCCGGTATCTACGCCCGTTCCTATGTTGAAGGTCGTTTATCCGAAGAGCAATTGGATAACTTCCGTCGCGAAGTGGACGGCAACGGTCTTTCTTCTTACCCACACCCCTGGTTGATGCCGGATTACTGGCAGTTCCCAACCGTATCCATGGGCTTGGGGCCAATCCAGGCAATCTATCAAGCACACGTTATGCGTTATATGTCCGCGCGCGGTTTATCGCCACGTGGCGACCGTCGTGTTTGGGCCTTCCTGGGCGATGGTGAAACGGACGAGCCGGAATCCTTAGGTGCGATTTCCATGGCCGGTCGCGAACAGTTGGAAAACCTGACTTTCGTCATCAACTGTAACCTTCAGCGTCTTGATGGCCCTGTGCGTGGTAACGGTAAAATCATGCAGGAGCTGGAAGGCGTTTTCCGCGGTGCAGGTTGGAACGTCATCAAGCTTGTCTGGGGTGACCAATGGGATCGCCTGCTGGAAAAAGACACTACTGGTTTGTTGCAAAAGCGCATGAACGAAGTAGTCGACGGCGAACTGCAAAACTACAAAGCCAATGGCGGTGCTTACACACGTAAACACTTCTTCGGCAAATACCCAGAGTTGCTGGAACTGGTGAAAGACCTGTCTGACGATGACATTATGAAGCTCAATCGTGGCGGTCATGATCCTCAGAAAGTTTACGCAGCCTACGCTGAAGCGGCGGCCCATAAAGGTCAGCCTTCAGTCATTCTGGTTCAGACAGTAAAAGGTTACGGTCTGGGTGCAGCGGGCGAGTCAGCCAACATCACCCACTCGGTGAAGAAGCTGGATATTGAAAGCCTGAAAAAATTCCGCGACCGTTTTGCGATTCCGGTATCCGACGATGATCTGAAAAATGTGCCTTACTATCGTCCAGCACCCGACTCGCCAGAAATGGTCTACATGCGTAAGCGTCGTGAAGAGTTAGGCGGTTACCTGCCAGCGCGTCAGGCAGACTTTGATGCCTTGAATATTCCTTCCCTGGATACCTTTAAAGGCCTGCTTAAGTCTACCGGCGATCGTGAAATATCAACGACAATGGCGTTTGTTCGCTACCTATCGACTCTGGCCAAAGACAAAAATATAGGCAAACAAGTTGTGCCTATCGTGCCAGACGAGGCGCGTACCTTTGGTATGGAAGGCATGTTCCGTCAGTTGGGCATCTACTCTTCAGCGGGTCAAAAATACACACCACATGATCACGATCAGATCATGTACTACAAAGAAGACAAAAAAGGCCAGATTCTGGAAGAAGGCATCAACGAAGCCGGTGCAATGTCTGCCTGGATTGCCTGTGGTATTTCCTACAGCACATACAATATCCCGCTTGTGCCTTTCTATGTGTATTACTCCATGTTTGGCTTCCAGCGTATTGGTGACCTGGCCTGGTTGGCCGGTGATATCCAGGCGCGTGGCTTCATGATTGGTGCAACTTCAGGTCGTACCACATTGAACGGTGAAGGCTTGCAGCATCAGGATGGTCACAGTCACTTGATGGCAAATACCATTCCAAACTGCCGATCTTACGATCCAACCTATGCCTATGAGTTGGCGGTGATCATCACCGACGGTATGAAGCGCATGTTTGTTGAAAAACAAAACTGCTTCTACTACATCACGACCATGAATGAAAACTACAGCCACCCAGACATGCCGCTAGGCGCTGAGGAAGGCATTATCCGTGGTATTTACAAGCTCAAAGACGGCAAGAAAAACGTTAAGAAGAAAAAAGTACAACTTATGGGTTGTGGCTCAATTCTTCGTGAAGTGGAAGCGGCAGCAGAATTACTCCGTGAAGACTGGGGCGTGGAATCCGATATCTGGAGTGTGACCAGCGTGAACGAACTTACGCGCGACGGTCAGGCCGCAGAGCGTTGGAACCTTCTTCACCCGGAAGCAGAACCGCGTAAGCCGTATCTGACTCAGCAGTTGGAAGGTGCCGATGGCCCATTCGTTATTTCGACTGACTACATGAAAGCCTACGGTGAACAATTGCGCCGGTTTGTTCCTGGTTCCTACACGGTATTGGGTACCGATGGCTTTGGTCGCAGTGATAGCCGCGCCAAATTGCGTCACTTCTTCGAAGTGGATCGTCACTATGTGGTGATTGCCGCGCTAAATGCGCTGGCCGAAGAAGGCAGCATGAAGAAAGCCGACGTTGTTGAAGCCATCAAAAAATATGGCATCAACCCCGAAAAAATTGATCCGATGACTTGCTAA